The proteins below come from a single Malus sylvestris chromosome 3, drMalSylv7.2, whole genome shotgun sequence genomic window:
- the LOC126616879 gene encoding serine/threonine-protein kinase PCRK1-like translates to MKCFHFTNGERRDDDEPGVVPRTTSKVSWVRSLSVASSSYDTRRSEFDSDSRDLSDSLAFQELLSMRRANDLRVFTFSELKAATRGFSRALLIGEGGFGCVYRGIVSGCDVGDGKLDVAIKQLSRNGFQGHKEWINEVNLLGVVRHPNLVKLVGYCAEDDERGIQRLLVYELMRNKSLEDHLLVRFSPHLPWMTRLRIAQDAARGLAYLHEEMDFQLIFRDFKPSNILLDEDFNAKLSDFGLARQGPPEGTSHVSTTIVGTIGYAAPEYVHTGKLTAKSDVWSFGVVLYELITGRRAVDRNLPRNEQNLLEWVKPYVPDSKKFHVIVDPRLEGQYCVKSAQNLASLANRCLSKQPKSRPKMSEVVGVLRCIIEELSSQDKVVPEPVIQTEEAKEETVEETAIESTKQGNKKRVFDIRDMVNFRTKSSRKLDWRFWSPWLIRLGD, encoded by the exons ATGAAGTGCTTCCATTTCACTAACGGGGAGCGGCGGGACGACGATGAACCCGGCGTCGTTCCCCGGACGACGTCGAAGGTGTCGTGGGTGCGGTCTCTCAGCGTGGCCTCCAGTAGCTACGACACTAGGCGGTCCGAGTTCGACTCGGACTCGAGGGACCTGTCCGACTCGTTGGCATTCCAGGAGCTGCTGAGTATGCGGCGGGCCAATGATCTGAGGGTGTTCACGTTCTCGGAGCTGAAGGCGGCGACCAGGGGATTCAGCAGGGCATTGCTGATTGGGGAAGGAGGGTTTGGGTGCGTTTACAGAGGAATCGTCAGTGGCTGCGACGTCGGCGACGGGAAATTGGACGTTGCTATCAAACAGTTGAGTCGCAATGGCTTCCAG GGGCATAAGGAGTGGATTAACGAAGTAAACTTATTGGGCGTTGTCAGGCACCCAAATCTTGTTAAGCTAGTAGGATACTGTGCAGAAGACGATGAAAGGGGGATTCAACGGCTATTGGTTTATGAACTTATGCGAAATAAAAGCTTGGAGGACCATCTATTGGTTCGGTTTTCACCACATCTCCCATGGATGACAAGACTAAGAATTGCCCAAGATGCAGCCCGCGGATTGGCATATCTACATGAGGAGATGGATTTTCAG CTAATTTTCCGTGACTTTAAACCATCAAACATTCTGCTAGACGAGGACTTCAATGCAAAGCTTTCAGACTTTGGACTTGCAAGGCAGGGACCTCCAGAGGGAACAAGTCATGTTTCAACAACA ATTGTGGGGACAATAGGTTATGCGGCTCCAGAATATGTACATACAGGGAAGCTGACTGCTAAAAGTGACGTATGGAGCTTCGGAGTGGTTCTGTATGAGCTCATCACAGGAAGAAGGGCGGTGGACAGAAATTTGCCCCGGAATGAGCAAAATCTTTTGGAATGGGTCAAGCCCTATGTTCCAGACTCAAAGAAATTCCACGTTATTGTTGACCCTCGGCTTGAAGGACAGTATTGCGTCAAATCAGCTCAAAATCTTGCATCATTAGCTAACAGGTGTCTATCAAAACAACCAAAGTCTCGCCCAAAAATGAGTGAGGTGGTTGGGGTTTTGCGATGCATCATAGAAGAGCTGTCATCTCAAGACAAAGTTGTCCCTGAACCTGTGATTCAAACCGAAGAAGCGAAGGAAGAAACCGTGGAGGAGACTGCGATCGAGTCTACTAAACAAGGGAACAAAAAGAGGGTTTTCGATATAAGAGACATGGTAAACTTTAGAACCAAGTCTAGTCGGAAGTTGGATTGGAGATTCTGGAGCCCGTGGTTGATTAGACTTGGTGATTAA
- the LOC126616880 gene encoding probable serine/threonine-protein kinase PBL9, whose translation MGVCLSARIKAESPANTGSQFKSNDGNLSASSKVSSYTAPPTPRSEGEILQSSNLKSFSFNNLKMATRNFRPDSVLGEGGFGSVFKGWIDENSFTAAKPGTGIVLAVKRLNQESYQGHREWLAEVNYLGQLYHPNLVKLIGFCLEDEHRLLVYEFMPRGSLENHLFRRGSYFQPLSWNLRIKVALGAAKGLAFLHSAETKVIYRDFKTSNILLDSNYNAKLSDFGLAKDGPTGDKSHVSTRVMGTYGYAAPEYLATGHLTAKSDIYSFGVVLLEMLSGRRAVDKNRPSGEHNLVEWAKPFLINKRKVFRIIDNRLEGQYSMDGAHKAATLAARCLSTESKLRPNMDEVVKTLEQLPDYNPNGGTQSNGQRMRRRSADDASKAKRAAAAAAAAADAIKAANKARNTVAYPRPSASPLYA comes from the exons ATGGGGGTCTGCCTGAGCGCCCGAATCAAAGCTGAGAGCCCTGCAAATACAG GTTCACAATTCAAAAGCAATGACGGGAACCTCAGCGCAAGCAGTAAGGTCTCATCATATACGGCACCTCCAACTCCTCGGAGTGAGGGCGAGATCTTGCAGTCTTCCAATCTAAAGAGCTTTAGTTTTAACAACCTCAAAATGGCCACAAGGAATTTCCGTCCTGATAGTGTGTTGGGAGAAGGTGGATTTGGTTCTGTTTTTAAGGGGTGGATTGATGAAAATTCGTTTACCGCTGCAAAGCCTGGGACTGGCATAGTTTTGGCTGTGAAACGGCTTAACCAAGAAAGTTATCAGGGTCACCGAGAGTGGTTG GCAGAAGTGAATTATCTAGGACAGCTCTACCACCCGAATCTCGTGAAACTAATTGGCTTTTGCTTGGAGGATGAACACCGACTTCTGGTGTATGAATTCATGCCTCGAGGCAGCTTGGAAAATCATTTGTTCAGGA GAGGCTCTTATTTCCAACCTCTTTCTTGGAACCTCCGCATCAAGGTTGCCCTTGGTGCTGCAAAGGGTCTTGCTTTTCTTCACAGTGCTGAAACAAAAGTGATATACCGAGACTTCAAGACGTCAAACATCCTGCTTGATTCG AACTACAACGCAAAACTTTCCGACTTTGGTTTGGCCAAAGATGGGCCAACGGGTGATAAAAGCCATGTCTCTACGAGGGTCATGGGTACCTATGGATATGCAGCACCAGAATATCTAGCCACAG GTCATCTAACTGCCAAGAGCGACATCTATAGTTTCGGAGTCGTTTTGTTGGAGATGTTATCTGGCCGGAGAGCAGTTGACAAGAACCGGCCATCCGGAGAACACAATCTGGTGGAGTGGGCTAAACCCTTCCTGATAAACAAGCGTAAGGTCTTTCGCATCATAGACAACCGTCTAGAAGGTCAGTATTCAATGGATGGAGCTCACAAGGCAGCTACCCTTGCAGCAAGATGCTTGTCCACAGAATCCAAGCTCAGGCCAAACATGGATGAGGTTGTAAAAACACTTGAACAACTGCCAGATTATAATCCCAATGGAGGCACTCAGAGTAATGGTCAAAGGATGCGCAGACGAAGTGCAGACGATGCTAGCAAAGCCAAGCGTGCAGCAGCGGCAGCAGCAGCGGCAGCTGATGCGATAAAGGCAGCTAACAAGGCAAGGAATACCGTCGCCTATCCTCGGCCCTCTGCTTCCCCGCTTTACGCTTGA